The Actinobacillus succinogenes 130Z region ACCGCGCTTTGATTGAACGAGGCGACTGGCTGTTTTCGCAAGCGCCTTGGGCGCCGACGGATCGTTTCACAGTGGTGTTAAATGCTGAAACACGATTGAATGAAACTCAACCGGTACATGTATATCATGCGGCGAGCCATGTGGTGGGCAAACTGGGTTTGTTAACGGCGAAAAGTGCGGTCAAAACCAGCGAAGTTTTGGCGGAAGTGTTGCTGGATAAACCGTTGTTTTTAACGTATGGCGATAAACTGATTTTGCGCAGCGGTGATAACAAGCAGTTGTTGGCAGGTGCTCGGGTGCTGGATGTGTATTCGCCGAAACGGCATAAACGCAGCGAAGCGCGGTTAAATTTTTTAACGGATTTACAGCATGCGCAAACCGCGGGTGAGCGGCTGGTTTTATATTTGCAGTCGCAAGCGGTGAACGCTGCCCGGTTAATGTGGATTGAACAACTGACCGCTTCGCAACTTGATGCTTTAATGACGGAACAACATTTGACGCATTTTCAGGAATGGTGTTTTAACCGGGATTATCAACAGACACAAATTCATCACATTTTAACGGCGCTTGAGCATTATCACGAGGCGCACAGCGATCAAGCGGGGTTGGGAAAAGCCCGTTTGTATCGCATTGCCGCCTTACAGCAACCGGAAGAACTGATTTATCATCTGATCGGGCAGTTGCTGGCGGACGGACGCCTGCAACAAAGTCGCGGTTGGCTGCATTTACCGACACACCGCATTCAATTCAACGAAGCGGAACAAGCCCTGTGGCAACAGGTGGCGGAGAAGTTTGCGGAACAAAACGGACAAGCCTTGTGGGTGCGCGAATTGGCCACGGCACTGAATATTGAGGAAACCCTGATGCGTAATTTCTGTTATAAGGCGGGGAATTTGGGTTATTTGACGGCGGTGGTGAAAGATCGCTTCTTTTTAACGGAAACCGTTTATCGATATGCCGAGAAAATTAAAGCCCTAATTGAAGCGCAAGGCGCGATTTCGGTGAATCAGCTGCGTGACGAGTTGCCGTTCGGGCGTAAATTAACGGTGCAGTTGGCGGAGTATTTTGATCGCTGCGGTTTTTTGCGTCGTAAAGGTAATGTGCATTTACTGCGGGACCGCGATATTTTCGCGCATTAGCATGCGAATTCTACCGCTTTTGGATAGGAATAACTTGACTATTTTGATCGCCGGCATAGAATTTACCGTAGTTTATTCCTATGAATATATGAATAAATGGTGTCGCCGTAATTATACGGCGAATTCAACAGTTTTACTCTCGGAGTCTTGTTATGGCATTATTTACTCAGCCATCAAAACGTCGCTACGGTGTTGCCTTTTTTGTGGGTATCATCGGCGGTCTTATTTCTGCGTTCGTTAAATGGGGGGCCGAACACCCATTCCCGCCGCGCAGTCCAATCGATTTATTTTCCGCAGCCTGTCCGCAACCGGTATTGGATGCATTAAATTCAGGCGCTTTAGCAATGGACGGTGCGTTACAACAATGTTCCCGTGCATTCTTAAATCCTCCGCATGTCTTCTTGCGCGATTATCTGGGTATCGACCCTACTCAAGCGGCATTTACCTTTGCGGATCAAGCGTTTAACTGGATTGGTGTCACTCACATTATCTTCTCGTTAGTGTTTGCTATCGGTTATTGTTTAGTGGCTGAAGTGTTCCCGAAAATTAAGTTCTGGCAAGGTATCGGTGCCGGGTTGTTGGCTTGTATCGCAGTTCACTACATTGTGTTTCCGGCAATGAATTTGACTCCGCCGGTATCCGAATGGCCATTATATGAACACGTTTCCGAAATTGTCGGTCATATTTTCTGGTTCTGGACTATTGAGGTTATCCGCCGCGATTTGCGTAACCGCATTACCGGTCAGCCGGATCCTGAAGACGAAACCCGCTAAGTTTCACACAAAAAAACCGAGATGTTTACCTCGGTTTTTTTGTATCTCTAAATCAGATCCGATAGAGGCGGTAACTGACCTGCCCGGAAGTTTTCTCCTTTAACAGCATCCAGTTTTCCGGCACGTCCGGTTGTTTTTCCCGCTCGGTTTCCACATAAATCAATGCATCCGGTCGCAACCAGTTATTTTCCGCCAGCAACCGTATTGCTTGTTCCGCCAGTCCGAAATTAAAGGGCGGATCGAGAAAGACCACATCAAAGTGCGGTCGATTCTGCACTTGTTTTAGAAATTCCAAACTGTTTTGATTGTATACGCTTGCCTGCGTTTTATCACAATTCAGCGTCTGCAGATTTTTGCTGAGCTGGCGCGCTACGGTTTTATCCAACTCCAAAAATGTCACGGATTTCGCCTGCCGGGATAAGGCTTCAAAACCGAGAGAACCGCTGCCGGCAAAGGCGTCCAGACAATTCGCACCTGCAATATAAGGCATTAACCAGTTAAACAGCGTTTCCTTTATCCGATCACCCGTCGGGCGTAAACCTTGTGCATTCAGCACCGGCAATTTACGTCCGCGCCAACGCCCCGCAATAATGCGTACCTCACCTTTCGGATTCGCCGCTTGAGCCGCTGTATTTCGTGGTTTTGTGTGTTTTTTCATACGGATAAATGATAGACTATGCGAAATTTTGACGCATTTTAACAGAAAAAGAGAGCATTATGGCAGAGGATAAGAAAAAAGGCGGTTTTTGGTCTTGGTTAGGCTTGGGTAAAAAGAAAGAAGAACAAGCCGTTGCGGATAAAATTGATGATATCGTTGACGAGATAAAAGATACAATTGATGAGGCTGGCGACAAGATTGATGAGGTTGCCGACAGAATCGAAGATAAATTCGAGGAAATAGGCGATAAAGTCGAAGAAGGGTTAGAACAGATTCAAGCACGGCTTGATGAAAAACTTGATGAAGCGGAACAACGTCTTAGCGAAGAAACCGTTGAGCAGCTGGAACATTTTGTGCAATCGGAAACACAAAATTCTTTGCAAAATCCGACCGCACTTGAACCGGTTCAAACGGAACAATTAGTAGCGGATGTTCATCCGACGCCGGTAAAAACGCTGAACCAAGCAGAAGAACATTTAACTTCTGCGGATAACGAGGCGGCAAGTGCTGCTCTAACCGAGGAAACGGCGGCGGGAACACAAGAAAGTGCGGTGGATTTTTCACCGGTTTCGGAAGATGAAGTCGTGTCGGGTGCTTCGGAAAAGGACGAACTTGCCGTACCGGTGGAAACCCGGGAAAAACCGAGTGAAGGCGGGTTCTTCAGCCGTTTATTGAAAGGTTTGGTAAAAACCAAACAGAATATCGGCGCCGGATTCCGTTCTTTCTTCAGCGGCAAGAAAATTGATGACGAGTTGTTTGAAGAATTGGAAGAACAATTGTTAATCGCCGATATCGGCGTACCGACTACCTCTAAAATCATTACAAATCTGGAGCAGCATGCAACCCGTCAACAGTTGAAAGACGCGGATTTACTGTATCAGCAGTTGAAACAGGAAATGGCGGAAATTCTAAAACCGGTGGCGCGACCTCTTGTAATCGACGGTTCGAAAAAGCCGTATGTGATTCTGATGGTGGGCGTGAACGGCGTGGGAAAAACGACCACTATCGGTAAATTGGCGCGTCAATTCCAACAGCAGGGTAAGTCTGTGATGTTGGCGGCGGGCGATACTTTCCGTGCGGCGGCGGTAGAACAGCTTCAGGTTTGGGGCGAACGCAATCATATTCCGGTGGTGGCACAAAGTACGGGTTCCGATTCGGCCTCGGTGATTTTTGACGCTATGCAGTCCGCTTCAGCGCGTAACATTGATATTTTAATCGCCGACACGGCGGGACGTTTGCAGAACAAAAACAATCTGATGGACGAGTTGAAAAAAATCGTTCGCGTTATTAAAAAATACGATGAAAGCGCGCCGCACGAAATTATGCTGACACTGGATGCCGGCACGGGGCAAAACGCGGTCAGCCAGGCGAGATTATTCAATGAAGCCGTGGGTTTAACCGGTATCAGTCTAACTAAGCTGGACGGTACGGCGAAAGGCGGCGTGATTTTTGCTATCGCCGATCAGTTCAATCTGCCGATTCGTTACATCGGTGTCGGTGAAAAAATCGAAGATTTACGCACTTTCGACGCAGACGAATTTATCGACGCGTTGTTTACTCATGAATCCGTGTAGACGGGAAAGCCAAGGTAAAACAGACGAAAGCGTGGGAAGTTACCCACACTTTCGGGTTATGATGTGTTGATTGTACTGTCAGGATGTTAACATATCGATCAATAATGAATCATTGCCGAATCCGCCTGATTTGGTCATGACATTCAGGCCTTTATAAGGACCTCCGGTGATAGTGCATAACGGTACGCCCGGAACGACAGCATAAGAAACTTTCATTTCGGAAATATCCATTTTTTCCAGCAATGTTGCCGCTCCGTCGCCTCCAAATAAAATCAGCGAGTCAAATTTTTCATTATTTAACGCATATAGCCCCAACTCGGCTAAATATTCGGCAATCTTTCTGGCGACTTCATTAATATTACCAAACGTATGATTAACGACTTTTGCAGGATTAGCTCTAATAATCACATTTTCATCACCGGAATGAATTAAAGCGGTGAGCTGTGAAATTAAAGCTTGGCCGGAAAGTTCATGATTAATCAGTTGTGACGGAGACGGATTAAAGACGATAGATTTGCCGCCGACGCCGGATATGTATTGATCTACCTGGTTTTGGCTCGTTTCATGAATAGACGTAACCAGAATCAGCGCTCGGCCCAAATCTATTTTTTCTTTTTTAACCGAGCCCTTAGCGGATAGTTTTAACTTTTGAGCCAGCCCTGCGGAGCCTACCGGGATAATTTTGTTTCCCA contains the following coding sequences:
- the rsmD gene encoding 16S rRNA (guanine(966)-N(2))-methyltransferase RsmD; the protein is MKKHTKPRNTAAQAANPKGEVRIIAGRWRGRKLPVLNAQGLRPTGDRIKETLFNWLMPYIAGANCLDAFAGSGSLGFEALSRQAKSVTFLELDKTVARQLSKNLQTLNCDKTQASVYNQNSLEFLKQVQNRPHFDVVFLDPPFNFGLAEQAIRLLAENNWLRPDALIYVETEREKQPDVPENWMLLKEKTSGQVSYRLYRI
- a CDS encoding YagU family protein — translated: MALFTQPSKRRYGVAFFVGIIGGLISAFVKWGAEHPFPPRSPIDLFSAACPQPVLDALNSGALAMDGALQQCSRAFLNPPHVFLRDYLGIDPTQAAFTFADQAFNWIGVTHIIFSLVFAIGYCLVAEVFPKIKFWQGIGAGLLACIAVHYIVFPAMNLTPPVSEWPLYEHVSEIVGHIFWFWTIEVIRRDLRNRITGQPDPEDETR
- the selB gene encoding selenocysteine-specific translation elongation factor, with product MIIVTSGHVDHGKTALLQALTGVSTAHLPEEKKRGMTIDLGYAYLSVKDSEKEDKILGFIDVPGHEKFLANMLAGLGGIYYAMLIVAADEGVRAQTEEHLAILRLLQIDKIMVVITKADRADSAQIDDLRYKIKQNYPFLAECPFFVTSAATGQGIAELREFLTALPNPAEQNKPFRYAIDRIFTVKGAGTVVTGTAFSGKVEIDDELYFSNGAKVRVKNIHAQNRQNAEGLAGQRLALNINADFDRALIERGDWLFSQAPWAPTDRFTVVLNAETRLNETQPVHVYHAASHVVGKLGLLTAKSAVKTSEVLAEVLLDKPLFLTYGDKLILRSGDNKQLLAGARVLDVYSPKRHKRSEARLNFLTDLQHAQTAGERLVLYLQSQAVNAARLMWIEQLTASQLDALMTEQHLTHFQEWCFNRDYQQTQIHHILTALEHYHEAHSDQAGLGKARLYRIAALQQPEELIYHLIGQLLADGRLQQSRGWLHLPTHRIQFNEAEQALWQQVAEKFAEQNGQALWVRELATALNIEETLMRNFCYKAGNLGYLTAVVKDRFFLTETVYRYAEKIKALIEAQGAISVNQLRDELPFGRKLTVQLAEYFDRCGFLRRKGNVHLLRDRDIFAH
- the ftsY gene encoding signal recognition particle-docking protein FtsY, translating into MAEDKKKGGFWSWLGLGKKKEEQAVADKIDDIVDEIKDTIDEAGDKIDEVADRIEDKFEEIGDKVEEGLEQIQARLDEKLDEAEQRLSEETVEQLEHFVQSETQNSLQNPTALEPVQTEQLVADVHPTPVKTLNQAEEHLTSADNEAASAALTEETAAGTQESAVDFSPVSEDEVVSGASEKDELAVPVETREKPSEGGFFSRLLKGLVKTKQNIGAGFRSFFSGKKIDDELFEELEEQLLIADIGVPTTSKIITNLEQHATRQQLKDADLLYQQLKQEMAEILKPVARPLVIDGSKKPYVILMVGVNGVGKTTTIGKLARQFQQQGKSVMLAAGDTFRAAAVEQLQVWGERNHIPVVAQSTGSDSASVIFDAMQSASARNIDILIADTAGRLQNKNNLMDELKKIVRVIKKYDESAPHEIMLTLDAGTGQNAVSQARLFNEAVGLTGISLTKLDGTAKGGVIFAIADQFNLPIRYIGVGEKIEDLRTFDADEFIDALFTHESV